A genomic segment from Flammeovirga pectinis encodes:
- a CDS encoding glycoside hydrolase family 2 TIM barrel-domain containing protein, producing the protein MMKATYTLALLLFCVAQLSYAQQLTREKDPYLENPNMIQENKMDTRVQFGVYKTEQEAIKNDLEASQNFQSLNGTWKFKFVKSPAERPKDFYKNKYDVSSWDDITVPGNWEVQGFGIPIYTNHPHEFADWRNDDYTDLRKAQPPYVPQNYNPVGSYKRTFNVNADWKNEEVILHIGAIKSAAFIYVNGKKVGYTQGSKLPSEFNITEYLTDGENTVAFEVYRWSDASYLECQDFWRISGIERDVYLLAQPKTAINDIKVVSTLENNYKDGAFDLEVELAKATTQKENINLMYKLMEGSKVVAKGDQGILLDKKGKSTYKFDQEVLKNVNAWSAENPSLYTLLLTLKNENNEVIMTTSQRIGFKITEIKDGMMLVNGQPILLKGVNLHEHNPETGHYMTKELMRKDFELMKQYNVNAVRTSHYPQPEYWYDLCAEYGIYIIDEANIESHGMGYNLAKGRSLGNTPSYELAHVDRIRRMYERDKNYACIIGWSLGNEAGNGYNFYQGYKYLKSVDNRPVQYERAGLEWNTDIYVPMYPGVEYIEKYAKENTDRPLIMCEYEHSMGNSTGNMIDYWNVIEKYDNLQGGFIWDWVDQGLLVTKDDGKKMYAFGGDFGPDNVPTDGNFLMNGVINANRTVHPALHEVKKQYQNVKFTDVDLSKGIVAVKNWNYFIDLSKYNVVATVKADGKIIKKFPIRTLKTAPNSTEEITFDVSGIKPQQNTEYFLNISVQQKEAEPFLPRGFEVAKQQFKLPIYRKAATKLPAFAALKVVNSEAEVKVSNGTVTVEFDRARGTISTYKVNGVSFLNEGNGPKPTFWRPIIDNDYGNKMDVKNINWKRATLEAKVKNVEVQELAKGKVQIDVTFDLGEINTTCSVAYLVYGNGVIDVKANLVGKEDLPDLPRFGLVMELKEQFNNFTYYGRGPWENYIDRNDGASVDVYSSTVAEQFFAYERPQENGYKTDIKWAALADKSGNGLMFSSTENLGTSALHYRAVDLDARAGYEYPEVRLENRHDSDVSPQKMVEWHIDYKQRGVAGTDSWYSMPLEQYIIPATQSITYNFTLKPFKTTSVTKKVRLSKTQYNTNSRPL; encoded by the coding sequence ATGATGAAGGCAACTTATACATTAGCCTTGTTACTATTTTGCGTAGCTCAATTGAGCTACGCACAACAATTAACAAGAGAGAAAGATCCATATTTAGAGAATCCAAACATGATTCAGGAGAATAAAATGGATACTCGTGTGCAATTTGGTGTTTATAAAACAGAACAAGAAGCCATAAAAAATGACCTAGAGGCTTCTCAGAATTTTCAATCTTTAAATGGAACATGGAAATTTAAATTTGTCAAATCTCCTGCAGAAAGACCAAAAGATTTCTATAAAAACAAATACGACGTTTCCTCTTGGGACGATATCACTGTACCCGGAAACTGGGAAGTACAAGGTTTTGGTATTCCTATTTATACCAACCATCCGCACGAATTTGCAGATTGGAGAAATGATGATTACACAGATTTAAGAAAAGCACAACCACCGTACGTTCCTCAGAATTACAATCCTGTAGGTTCTTATAAAAGAACATTTAATGTAAACGCTGATTGGAAAAACGAAGAAGTAATTTTACATATTGGAGCCATTAAATCTGCTGCATTTATTTATGTAAATGGTAAGAAAGTCGGCTATACGCAAGGATCTAAATTACCATCAGAATTTAATATTACAGAATATCTAACGGATGGCGAAAATACAGTAGCTTTTGAAGTTTACCGTTGGTCTGATGCTTCTTATTTAGAGTGTCAAGATTTCTGGAGAATAAGCGGAATTGAGCGTGATGTTTATCTATTAGCACAACCAAAAACAGCAATTAATGACATCAAAGTAGTTTCTACTTTAGAAAACAACTATAAAGATGGAGCTTTTGATTTGGAAGTAGAATTGGCAAAAGCAACTACACAAAAAGAAAACATCAATTTAATGTATAAGTTGATGGAAGGTTCTAAAGTAGTTGCTAAAGGAGATCAAGGAATTTTATTGGACAAAAAAGGGAAATCAACCTATAAATTTGATCAAGAAGTACTAAAAAATGTAAATGCTTGGTCTGCTGAAAATCCTAGTTTATATACATTATTACTCACGCTTAAAAATGAAAATAATGAGGTAATAATGACGACATCTCAACGTATTGGTTTCAAAATTACAGAAATTAAAGACGGTATGATGTTGGTAAACGGTCAGCCGATTTTATTAAAAGGAGTAAACTTACACGAGCACAATCCAGAAACAGGGCATTACATGACCAAAGAGTTGATGCGAAAAGATTTTGAGTTAATGAAACAGTACAATGTAAATGCTGTAAGAACTTCTCATTACCCGCAACCAGAATATTGGTACGACCTGTGTGCAGAATATGGAATTTATATTATTGATGAGGCAAATATAGAATCGCATGGAATGGGATATAATCTCGCCAAAGGACGTTCTTTAGGGAATACACCCAGCTACGAATTAGCACATGTAGACCGTATTAGAAGAATGTACGAACGAGACAAAAACTATGCGTGTATTATTGGCTGGTCTTTAGGTAATGAGGCAGGGAATGGCTATAACTTTTACCAAGGTTACAAGTATTTAAAATCTGTAGATAACCGCCCTGTACAGTACGAAAGAGCAGGTTTAGAATGGAATACAGATATTTATGTACCAATGTACCCAGGCGTAGAATATATAGAGAAGTATGCAAAAGAAAACACAGACCGACCTTTAATTATGTGCGAGTATGAGCACTCTATGGGGAACTCTACAGGCAATATGATAGATTATTGGAATGTGATTGAAAAGTACGACAACCTACAAGGTGGTTTTATTTGGGATTGGGTAGACCAAGGTTTATTGGTAACCAAAGATGATGGTAAAAAAATGTATGCTTTTGGTGGAGATTTTGGTCCTGATAATGTACCAACAGATGGCAACTTTTTAATGAATGGGGTAATTAATGCCAACAGAACGGTACACCCAGCATTACATGAAGTAAAGAAGCAATATCAGAACGTAAAATTTACTGACGTTGATTTATCCAAAGGAATTGTAGCGGTAAAAAACTGGAATTACTTTATAGATTTAAGTAAATACAATGTGGTGGCTACTGTTAAAGCAGATGGGAAAATCATAAAGAAATTCCCTATAAGAACTTTAAAAACAGCACCCAATTCTACAGAAGAAATTACTTTTGATGTAAGTGGAATTAAACCTCAGCAAAATACAGAATACTTCTTAAATATTTCTGTTCAACAAAAAGAAGCAGAGCCGTTTTTACCTAGAGGGTTTGAAGTAGCAAAACAACAATTTAAGTTGCCAATTTATAGAAAAGCAGCAACAAAATTACCTGCTTTTGCAGCCTTAAAAGTAGTAAATTCAGAAGCTGAAGTAAAGGTTTCTAACGGAACAGTTACTGTAGAATTTGATAGAGCAAGAGGAACAATTTCTACTTATAAAGTAAACGGAGTGTCTTTCTTAAATGAAGGAAATGGACCTAAACCAACGTTCTGGAGACCAATTATTGACAATGATTATGGTAATAAGATGGATGTTAAAAACATTAATTGGAAGAGAGCCACTTTAGAAGCAAAAGTAAAAAATGTTGAAGTACAAGAACTTGCAAAAGGCAAAGTACAAATTGATGTAACTTTTGATCTGGGTGAAATTAATACGACTTGTTCTGTTGCCTATCTTGTTTACGGAAACGGAGTAATTGATGTAAAAGCCAACCTTGTAGGCAAAGAAGATTTACCAGATTTACCTCGTTTTGGGTTGGTAATGGAGCTTAAAGAGCAGTTTAATAATTTTACGTATTACGGAAGAGGTCCTTGGGAAAACTACATTGATAGAAACGATGGTGCTTCTGTAGATGTTTATTCTAGTACAGTTGCAGAACAATTTTTTGCATATGAAAGACCGCAAGAAAATGGGTATAAAACAGATATTAAATGGGCTGCATTAGCAGATAAATCAGGGAATGGTTTAATGTTCTCTAGTACAGAAAATTTAGGAACATCTGCATTACATTACAGAGCTGTAGATCTCGATGCACGTGCTGGATATGAATATCCAGAAGTGAGATTAGAAAATAGACACGATAGCGATGTATCACCACAGAAAATGGTAGAATGGCACATCGATTATAAACAAAGAGGAGTTGCAGGTACTGATAGTTGGTATTCTATGCCATTAGAGCAATATATTATTCCAGCCACTCAAAGTATTACATATAATTTTACACTTAAACCGTTTAAAACAACATCTGTTACAAAGAAAGTTCGCCTGTCTAAAACGCAGTACAACACTAATTCTAGACCTTTATAA
- a CDS encoding phosphotransferase enzyme family protein, with product MMKELQEKFNQFIADIPVKSIHPFGSGHINDTYLIEVEGTTQNYILQRVNHHIFPNVPELMNNIVAVTKHLRKKYEQMPHKNPDINTLTFLPAKDGNMYYKDESGDYWRVMLEINPAKTYDQVEEPKQAFQAGVGFGGFQSLLSDLDGSKLYEIIPNFHNMETRLQTFLDTVEKDPKDRVTLAQEQIAFVKERTEEMLTLVRLSKEGVLPIRVTHNDTKINNILLDENDQGLCVIDLDTVMPGLVHYDFGDSIRTSTNTGAEDDANLDNVEMDINLFKAYTEGFLQETADILTETEIKYLPLSAKIMTFIIGLRFITDYIDGDNYFKTKHEHHNLQRAKAQFKLVESMEVQFEEMKKIVADATVLTV from the coding sequence ATGATGAAAGAACTACAAGAAAAATTCAACCAATTTATAGCCGATATTCCTGTTAAATCTATACACCCATTTGGCTCAGGACATATAAACGATACCTACTTAATAGAAGTAGAAGGGACTACGCAAAATTACATTCTTCAGAGAGTAAACCATCATATTTTTCCAAATGTGCCAGAACTAATGAACAACATAGTTGCTGTAACAAAACATTTACGAAAGAAGTATGAACAAATGCCACATAAGAACCCAGATATTAATACATTAACTTTCCTTCCTGCAAAAGATGGAAATATGTATTACAAAGATGAAAGTGGAGATTATTGGAGAGTGATGCTGGAAATTAATCCTGCAAAAACTTACGATCAAGTGGAAGAGCCAAAACAAGCTTTTCAGGCAGGTGTTGGGTTTGGTGGTTTTCAATCTTTATTGTCTGATTTAGACGGAAGTAAACTCTACGAGATTATTCCAAATTTCCATAACATGGAAACACGTTTGCAAACTTTTTTAGATACAGTAGAGAAAGACCCTAAAGACAGAGTTACTCTAGCACAAGAACAAATCGCTTTTGTAAAAGAGAGAACGGAAGAAATGCTTACGCTAGTACGTTTAAGTAAAGAAGGTGTTTTGCCAATTCGAGTAACACACAACGATACTAAAATTAATAACATCTTATTAGATGAAAACGATCAAGGATTGTGTGTTATTGATCTAGATACGGTAATGCCAGGTTTAGTACATTATGATTTTGGAGACTCTATAAGAACATCTACAAATACGGGTGCAGAGGACGATGCAAATTTAGATAATGTAGAAATGGACATCAATTTGTTTAAAGCATATACTGAAGGTTTTCTTCAAGAAACAGCTGATATTTTAACAGAAACAGAGATAAAATACCTTCCATTATCAGCAAAAATTATGACTTTTATTATCGGTTTAAGATTTATAACTGACTACATTGACGGTGATAACTACTTTAAGACAAAACATGAACACCACAATTTACAACGTGCTAAAGCACAGTTTAAATTGGTGGAAAGTATGGAAGTGCAATTTGAAGAAATGAAGAAAATTGTTGCTGATGCAACCGTTCTTACGGTATAG
- a CDS encoding DUF3472 domain-containing protein: MSCAPSTPKSNEGFTLLLRDNAWIGDNYHEVPKVVTKNGIENWKSTQPITAYFYADKAGKINLKVKLKVINGPVQLSIKIGQQEKFITVKSKELKAIDIGSFKLQKSGYQEVIINKKTLVDDVQIVYLEIDKKTENKFYSIPESNTYFGRRGPSVHLKYELPAAVKDQEVEWFYNEIEVPKGEDVIGSYFMANGFGEGYFGIQVNSENERRILFSVWSPFKTDNPEDIPDDQKIQLLAKGEGVTTGKFGDEGAGGQSYKVYNWKPETTYKFLLRGHPVAHNYTQYTAYFFAPEEHEWQIIASFKRPKTTTYLTNFHSFLENFIPATGDIMRQANYKNQWVRTAKGDWYAVDSAKFTADATARGLDRFDYGGGVNSTGFYLKNCGFFNNVVEMNTEFNHAVKPNQPKINLSKLDKIAAENNISNKNRT, from the coding sequence ATGAGTTGTGCGCCGTCTACACCTAAAAGCAATGAGGGTTTTACACTACTCTTGAGAGATAATGCGTGGATAGGCGATAATTACCATGAAGTTCCAAAAGTGGTGACTAAAAATGGTATAGAAAATTGGAAAAGTACCCAACCAATAACGGCTTATTTTTATGCTGACAAAGCGGGTAAGATTAATTTAAAAGTTAAATTAAAAGTTATAAATGGACCTGTGCAATTAAGTATTAAGATTGGACAGCAAGAGAAGTTTATCACTGTAAAATCTAAGGAGTTAAAAGCGATAGATATTGGAAGTTTTAAGCTGCAAAAATCAGGATATCAAGAAGTCATAATTAATAAGAAAACACTTGTTGACGATGTTCAAATTGTGTATTTAGAGATAGATAAAAAAACTGAAAATAAATTTTATAGCATTCCAGAAAGTAATACGTATTTTGGAAGAAGAGGCCCAAGTGTTCATTTAAAATATGAACTTCCGGCAGCCGTTAAAGACCAAGAAGTAGAATGGTTTTATAACGAAATTGAGGTGCCAAAAGGAGAAGACGTAATTGGTTCTTATTTTATGGCAAATGGGTTTGGTGAAGGTTATTTCGGTATTCAGGTAAACAGTGAAAATGAAAGACGTATTTTATTTTCTGTATGGAGTCCTTTTAAAACAGATAATCCAGAAGACATTCCTGATGATCAGAAAATACAATTATTAGCAAAAGGCGAAGGAGTAACCACTGGAAAATTTGGAGATGAAGGAGCTGGTGGCCAAAGCTATAAAGTGTACAATTGGAAACCAGAAACAACGTATAAATTTCTTTTAAGAGGACATCCAGTAGCCCATAATTATACGCAATACACAGCTTATTTCTTTGCACCCGAAGAACATGAATGGCAAATTATAGCGAGTTTTAAAAGACCAAAAACTACTACTTATCTTACCAATTTTCATTCATTTTTAGAGAATTTTATACCGGCCACAGGTGATATTATGCGTCAAGCAAATTATAAAAATCAGTGGGTGAGAACAGCAAAAGGAGATTGGTATGCCGTAGACAGTGCAAAATTTACTGCAGATGCAACAGCAAGAGGCTTAGATAGGTTTGATTATGGTGGAGGAGTAAATAGTACGGGTTTCTACCTTAAAAATTGTGGCTTTTTTAACAATGTAGTAGAAATGAATACGGAGTTTAACCATGCAGTGAAACCAAATCAGCCGAAAATAAATCTTAGTAAATTAGATAAAATTGCAGCCGAAAATAATATATCAAATAAAAACAGAACTTAA
- a CDS encoding ROK family transcriptional regulator has protein sequence MKKDGKVFKKKQIRKSQILQLLLKEKTLSPSEIATRTELTLPMSSSLMKELVDDNYIFLQEHRTEKNVGRPPTSYQINPDGGYFFGVKVGLRKTRIILLDLQNKERFFVSEDTREIKDSVNFLKRLIKSIKKIINDQEIPLERVLGVGVAVPGLVNSKTGRSFSYFNDLDTTLQNYLTDAFKVPVEIENDVNALTLGELHFGTAKTSENALCINLDKGIGMGMIVSGGLYTGQNGLAGELGHIRIDDHGDMCYCGKKGCLETFASGEALVRKMQDIYKKGESPIVEKILKEAGKTEVDLDVFVDIVTMGDQVGIELTEQAGVSIGKAIGILVNLFNPDKIILGGKVSQLKDYILFPVKSSVIKHSLPETFAQTTITYSDIRRKAGCLGATTLVSDKIFRPSEAAIHFV, from the coding sequence ATGAAGAAAGACGGGAAAGTTTTTAAAAAGAAACAGATTCGAAAAAGTCAGATATTACAATTATTACTTAAGGAGAAAACACTATCTCCTTCAGAAATTGCTACGAGAACAGAATTAACCTTACCAATGTCATCTTCTTTAATGAAAGAATTGGTAGACGATAATTATATATTTTTACAGGAGCATAGAACGGAGAAAAACGTAGGAAGACCTCCTACTTCTTATCAAATAAATCCTGATGGAGGCTATTTTTTTGGTGTGAAAGTGGGTTTAAGGAAAACGAGAATCATTCTGCTGGATTTACAGAACAAAGAACGCTTTTTTGTTTCTGAAGATACAAGAGAAATTAAAGACTCGGTCAACTTCTTAAAACGTCTGATTAAATCGATAAAAAAGATCATTAACGATCAGGAAATTCCTTTAGAAAGAGTATTAGGAGTAGGGGTTGCTGTACCTGGTTTGGTGAATAGTAAAACGGGTAGATCGTTTAGTTATTTCAATGATTTAGACACTACGTTGCAAAACTATTTAACAGATGCTTTTAAAGTACCTGTAGAAATTGAGAACGATGTAAATGCACTTACTTTAGGAGAGTTGCATTTTGGTACTGCCAAAACTTCAGAAAATGCTTTATGTATTAACCTTGATAAAGGTATTGGTATGGGCATGATTGTAAGTGGAGGTTTATATACCGGACAAAATGGATTGGCAGGGGAACTTGGTCATATACGTATAGATGATCATGGTGATATGTGTTATTGTGGTAAAAAAGGGTGTTTAGAAACCTTTGCTTCTGGAGAAGCTTTGGTGAGAAAAATGCAAGACATCTACAAAAAGGGAGAATCTCCTATTGTAGAAAAAATTCTGAAAGAAGCTGGTAAAACAGAAGTTGACTTAGATGTTTTTGTTGATATTGTTACAATGGGCGACCAAGTAGGCATAGAATTAACAGAACAAGCAGGGGTTTCTATTGGTAAAGCAATAGGTATTTTAGTTAACCTTTTTAACCCAGATAAAATTATTCTAGGAGGTAAAGTGAGTCAGTTAAAAGATTATATCCTTTTTCCTGTAAAGTCTTCTGTCATTAAACATTCATTGCCAGAAACGTTTGCACAAACTACAATCACTTATTCTGATATAAGAAGAAAAGCAGGTTGTTTAGGAGCAACAACATTAGTGTCTGATAAAATATTTAGACCTTCTGAAGCAGCCATTCATTTTGTGTAA
- a CDS encoding DUF4922 domain-containing protein, producing the protein MTIKETNRSSVLSNQMDELYLSAFQSKYITKEALEGNERLHFFDVEDEIDYKIQINHVRSKYSKEMAGVKKPQLPNGAKCPICIENVGSKGKENLKHLPIDLGSTPFFLQLTPFPLYHHHFVLISEEHKPMEVSADSFKNQLHFLDMQPEYTVCSNSDREWAGASILSHLHYQVFKKLELPIFNTKVKAQFIQNQVTYTLCKFPLTVIKLEADDRILMEIALQTVLSKWKGANSDNTFNTAMRKVNNGYQVYLLFRNPAYRTPENLLKYKYEGVGVIEACGEGILPTPEGEDAQELNAAIKKEGKEIIKGILNGLNPLSEGDALAFFYQLKA; encoded by the coding sequence ATGACAATCAAAGAGACAAATAGAAGTTCGGTGTTATCGAACCAAATGGATGAATTATACCTTTCAGCATTTCAATCAAAATACATTACAAAAGAAGCATTAGAAGGAAATGAACGTTTGCATTTTTTTGATGTAGAGGATGAAATTGATTACAAAATTCAGATCAATCATGTAAGATCAAAATATAGTAAAGAAATGGCAGGGGTTAAGAAGCCTCAATTACCAAATGGAGCAAAGTGCCCTATTTGCATAGAAAATGTAGGTAGTAAAGGCAAAGAGAATTTAAAGCATTTACCCATTGATTTAGGTTCAACTCCATTCTTTTTACAATTGACGCCTTTCCCTTTATATCATCATCATTTTGTGTTGATTTCTGAAGAACATAAACCTATGGAGGTAAGTGCTGATAGTTTTAAAAATCAGCTTCACTTTTTAGACATGCAACCCGAATATACTGTGTGTTCTAATTCTGATAGAGAATGGGCCGGGGCTTCTATTTTATCGCATTTGCATTATCAGGTTTTTAAAAAACTTGAGCTTCCCATTTTTAATACAAAAGTAAAAGCACAGTTTATACAAAACCAAGTGACTTATACGCTTTGTAAGTTCCCGTTAACGGTAATAAAATTAGAGGCAGATGATAGAATTTTGATGGAAATTGCTTTACAAACGGTATTGAGTAAGTGGAAGGGAGCTAATAGTGACAATACTTTTAATACTGCAATGCGTAAAGTAAATAATGGTTACCAAGTGTATTTATTGTTTAGAAATCCAGCTTATAGAACTCCAGAAAATTTACTTAAATATAAATACGAAGGAGTAGGTGTTATAGAGGCTTGTGGAGAAGGAATTTTGCCAACACCAGAAGGAGAAGATGCACAAGAATTAAATGCAGCAATAAAAAAAGAAGGGAAAGAAATAATTAAAGGGATTTTAAATGGATTAAACCCATTGTCTGAAGGTGATGCACTTGCTTTTTTTTATCAGTTAAAAGCCTAA
- the tdh gene encoding L-threonine 3-dehydrogenase produces MKALVKSKAEKGLWMEDVAIPEIGPNDVLIKVSKSSICGTDLHIYMWDQWAQKTIRVGQTIGHEYVGHVAAFGSEVKSFKEGDRVTGEGHIACNRCRNCRRGRQHICEQTIGIGVNTNGSFAEYVKVPGANVMKINAQIPDEVVAIMDPLGNATHTALSFPLIAEDVLITGSGLIGSMAIQVAKFAGARHIVATEMNEYRAELAKKMGATRVVNPAKEKLEDVMAELHMSGFDIGLECSGSPIAFNQLIDNMYNSGKVSLLGILPQSAQVDWNKIIFRGLTLKGIYGREMYETWYQMEQMLLSGLDIAPIITHRFGIDDFQKGFDVMEEGNCGKVILNWD; encoded by the coding sequence ATGAAAGCACTAGTTAAATCAAAAGCCGAAAAAGGCTTGTGGATGGAAGATGTAGCCATTCCAGAAATAGGACCAAATGATGTCTTAATTAAAGTCTCAAAATCTTCAATTTGTGGTACAGACTTACACATTTATATGTGGGATCAATGGGCACAAAAAACGATTAGAGTAGGACAAACAATCGGACATGAATATGTAGGTCATGTTGCTGCTTTTGGTAGCGAAGTAAAATCGTTTAAAGAAGGCGATAGAGTAACAGGAGAAGGGCACATTGCGTGTAATAGATGCCGAAATTGTCGTCGTGGTCGTCAGCATATTTGTGAACAAACAATTGGTATTGGAGTAAATACTAACGGATCTTTTGCAGAATATGTAAAAGTACCTGGAGCCAATGTGATGAAAATTAATGCACAAATTCCAGATGAAGTGGTGGCTATTATGGACCCTCTAGGAAATGCAACTCATACTGCTTTATCGTTCCCGTTAATTGCAGAAGATGTACTAATTACCGGTTCTGGTTTAATTGGTAGTATGGCTATACAAGTAGCAAAATTTGCAGGTGCTCGTCACATTGTTGCTACAGAAATGAACGAGTACAGAGCAGAACTAGCAAAGAAAATGGGAGCTACAAGAGTGGTAAACCCTGCAAAAGAAAAGCTAGAAGATGTAATGGCAGAATTACACATGAGTGGTTTTGATATTGGTTTGGAATGTTCGGGTTCTCCTATTGCATTCAATCAATTAATAGATAATATGTACAATTCTGGTAAAGTATCTTTATTGGGAATTTTACCTCAATCTGCTCAGGTAGATTGGAATAAGATTATTTTTAGAGGGCTTACTCTAAAAGGAATCTATGGTAGAGAAATGTACGAAACTTGGTACCAGATGGAACAAATGCTTCTTTCTGGTTTAGATATAGCTCCAATAATTACACACCGTTTTGGTATTGATGATTTTCAAAAAGGTTTTGATGTAATGGAAGAAGGAAATTGTGGAAAGGTTATCTTAAATTGGGATTAG
- the kbl gene encoding glycine C-acetyltransferase: MYDSLKEDLKQIKADGLYKSERIITSPQDAEITLNTGQKVLNFCANNYLGLSNHPNLIKAAKDAMDTHGFGMSSVRFICGATDLHKKLEEKIADFFGTEDTILYAACFDANGGVFEPLLTAEDAIISDTLNHASIIDGVRLCKAKRFRYATANMEDLEKQLIAAQEQRYRIIVTDGVFSMDGHVAPMDEVVKLAEKYDALVMVDECHSAGVVGKTGRGVTEHFDIRGKVDIITGTLGKAFGGAIGGFTTGKKEVIEMLRQRSRPYLFSNSIPPSIAAAGIEMFDMMNTTNELSKQLHTNTAYFNEQMLAAGFDIKPTDSAICAVMLYNAELSQRFAEKLLEKGIYVIGFYFPVVPKEQARIRVQLSAAHTQAHLEKAVAAFTEVGKDLGII, encoded by the coding sequence ATATATGATAGTCTTAAAGAAGACTTGAAACAGATAAAAGCGGATGGTCTTTATAAAAGTGAGCGTATCATTACAAGTCCTCAAGATGCTGAAATCACTTTAAACACAGGTCAAAAAGTATTGAACTTTTGTGCAAATAATTACTTAGGACTTTCTAATCACCCTAACTTAATTAAAGCTGCAAAAGATGCGATGGACACTCATGGTTTTGGGATGTCATCTGTTCGTTTTATTTGTGGAGCAACAGATTTACATAAGAAACTAGAAGAGAAAATTGCCGATTTTTTCGGTACAGAAGATACAATTTTATACGCGGCTTGTTTTGATGCAAATGGTGGTGTTTTCGAACCATTATTAACAGCAGAAGACGCAATTATTTCTGATACTTTAAACCATGCATCTATTATTGATGGTGTGCGTTTATGTAAGGCAAAACGTTTCCGTTATGCAACAGCAAACATGGAAGATCTAGAAAAGCAATTGATTGCCGCTCAAGAACAACGTTATAGAATTATTGTTACAGATGGTGTATTCTCTATGGATGGTCACGTTGCTCCAATGGACGAGGTGGTAAAATTAGCAGAGAAATACGATGCATTGGTAATGGTTGATGAGTGCCACTCTGCAGGTGTTGTTGGTAAAACGGGAAGAGGTGTAACAGAACACTTTGATATTCGTGGAAAAGTGGATATTATTACGGGTACACTAGGTAAAGCATTTGGTGGTGCAATTGGTGGTTTTACAACGGGTAAGAAAGAAGTAATAGAAATGTTACGTCAGCGTTCTAGACCCTATTTATTCTCGAATTCTATTCCTCCATCTATTGCAGCAGCAGGTATAGAAATGTTCGATATGATGAACACTACCAACGAATTATCGAAGCAATTACATACTAATACTGCTTATTTTAATGAACAAATGTTAGCCGCTGGTTTTGATATTAAACCTACCGATTCTGCAATTTGTGCTGTAATGTTATATAATGCGGAATTATCGCAACGTTTTGCAGAAAAATTATTAGAAAAAGGTATTTACGTGATTGGTTTCTACTTCCCAGTAGTTCCTAAAGAACAAGCACGTATTAGAGTACAACTTTCTGCCGCACATACACAAGCACATCTTGAAAAAGCTGTTGCTGCGTTTACTGAAGTAGGAAAAGACTTAGGCATTATTTAG
- a CDS encoding outer membrane beta-barrel protein, with product MKNYLLPILLFSFCTFSSIQFANAQSFKIGGGIGNTFADHKLTNISGSDFNVSDNALAWKVFAGVGKKFLGIEGGYRSLGKVKANDGGYDYESKITGWDVSLRGKIQIGPIFGFAKAGAFWAKYENSGSGVQQPGTENDTRFLWGVGAGIILAERLELRLEWEAMDLSSDTHLSTLGLTTAVILGSND from the coding sequence ATGAAAAACTACTTATTACCAATTTTATTGTTCTCATTTTGTACTTTCTCATCTATTCAATTTGCCAATGCACAATCTTTTAAGATTGGTGGTGGTATCGGAAACACATTTGCTGATCATAAGCTTACTAATATTAGTGGCAGTGATTTTAATGTGAGTGACAATGCACTTGCTTGGAAAGTCTTTGCAGGTGTTGGAAAGAAATTCTTGGGTATCGAGGGTGGATATCGTTCACTAGGAAAAGTAAAAGCAAATGATGGAGGATACGATTATGAATCTAAAATTACTGGTTGGGATGTTTCTTTAAGAGGAAAAATTCAGATAGGGCCAATTTTTGGTTTTGCTAAGGCTGGTGCTTTTTGGGCAAAATATGAAAATTCTGGTTCTGGTGTTCAACAACCAGGTACTGAAAATGACACTCGCTTTTTATGGGGTGTAGGTGCAGGAATTATTCTTGCTGAAAGATTAGAATTGCGCCTTGAATGGGAAGCAATGGATTTAAGTTCTGATACTCACCTTTCTACTCTTGGGCTTACAACTGCTGTAATCTTAGGAAGTAATGACTAA